In Endozoicomonas sp. GU-1, one DNA window encodes the following:
- a CDS encoding 3TM-type holin, with protein MMINLNPMAGIAKALMGGLDGLFTSDEERAKAELSLNHQLQQPHILQALANIEEAKHPSVFVSGWRPALGWLCVFILAWTWIVRDVVIIGLMLVISLKWFNSYPQQTPAR; from the coding sequence ATGATGATTAACCTGAACCCAATGGCTGGAATTGCCAAAGCGCTGATGGGTGGGCTTGATGGCTTGTTCACGTCTGATGAAGAGCGAGCCAAAGCTGAACTGTCTTTAAATCACCAGTTGCAACAGCCTCATATTCTCCAGGCATTGGCCAATATCGAAGAAGCCAAACATCCCTCCGTCTTTGTCTCCGGTTGGCGACCCGCTCTTGGTTGGCTCTGTGTGTTTATTCTTGCCTGGACCTGGATTGTTCGTGATGTGGTGATCATCGGACTGATGCTTGTGATAAGTCTGAAGTGGTTCAACAGTTACCCACAACAGACACCAGCACGGTGA
- a CDS encoding M15 family metallopeptidase has product MFHFSASSRRHLSTCDERLQRVFKKVIEHYDCTIICGHRGKAAQMLAFENGQSQLQWPDSNHNQLPSKAVDVMAYPLDWFDYQRSAHFAGYVLGVAEGMGIKLRWGGDWDRDGKLKDHRFKDYPHFELVDDD; this is encoded by the coding sequence ATGTTTCACTTTTCCGCTTCGTCCAGGCGACATTTGTCGACTTGTGATGAGCGGCTTCAGCGTGTCTTCAAAAAAGTGATTGAGCATTACGATTGCACGATTATTTGTGGTCATCGGGGCAAAGCTGCCCAGATGCTGGCGTTTGAAAATGGTCAGTCGCAGTTGCAATGGCCAGACAGTAACCACAATCAGCTGCCCAGCAAGGCGGTGGATGTAATGGCTTATCCCTTGGACTGGTTTGATTATCAGCGATCCGCGCACTTTGCCGGGTATGTGTTGGGGGTTGCTGAGGGTATGGGCATCAAGCTGCGCTGGGGTGGTGACTGGGATCGAGATGGTAAGTTGAAAGATCACCGGTTTAAGGATTACCCGCACTTCGAGCTGGTGGATGATGATTAA
- a CDS encoding type II toxin-antitoxin system RelE/ParE family toxin, which translates to MKLRFSRSAVDDLKRLRQFIAEKNPPAAQRMAEYLVRKINNLCHQPNMGVLVGDKLNPRLRDLIIRDYKIRYLADDREVLILKIWHQKEADEISLDSE; encoded by the coding sequence ATGAAACTCAGGTTTTCCAGGAGTGCCGTTGATGACCTGAAACGACTGAGACAGTTTATTGCAGAAAAAAATCCGCCTGCGGCACAGCGAATGGCGGAGTATTTGGTCAGGAAAATTAACAACCTGTGTCATCAACCGAACATGGGCGTTCTGGTAGGGGATAAACTGAATCCCCGTTTGCGTGACCTGATCATTAGGGATTACAAGATTCGCTATCTTGCTGACGACCGTGAGGTCTTGATTCTGAAGATATGGCATCAGAAAGAGGCTGATGAGATCAGCCTTGACTCAGAGTGA
- a CDS encoding CopG family ribbon-helix-helix protein, giving the protein MSVSSVRLNQDIEEPLNQLAKVLSRSRNYLINEAVREYIKKHAREMQEWDETLEALDQVRRGDTVDGDAVMEWLESWGSDNELEAPE; this is encoded by the coding sequence ATGAGTGTATCCAGCGTTCGTCTGAATCAGGATATTGAAGAACCGTTAAACCAATTAGCCAAAGTGTTGAGCCGTAGTCGGAACTATCTTATTAACGAAGCGGTCAGGGAGTACATCAAGAAACACGCCCGTGAAATGCAAGAGTGGGACGAGACCCTGGAAGCACTGGATCAGGTGCGCAGGGGAGATACCGTAGATGGTGACGCCGTGATGGAATGGCTGGAAAGTTGGGGCAGTGATAATGAGCTGGAGGCACCTGAATGA
- a CDS encoding DNA cytosine methyltransferase → MRYLSLFSGIEAATVAWHPLGWTPVGFAEIEPFPCAVLEHHYPDVPNLGSVTDITEAMIRKLGPIDLVVFGSPCQDLSVAGKRKGFDGERSGLFFAAIQIIRWARKHGNCRFALWENVPGAFSSNQGKDFAEVLRLLTGTDQSCPEQPGPKKWRYAGVSFGKEGLVEWRVCDAQFYGVPQRRRRVFALADFGDWTRREPVLFESESLLRDSEPGAEAWEEPAAKAGAGVAASGLTGKLSAYDMTAFGRYGPGKTSSTLKQRDYKDATDLVVFEPGAMSRLGGHWSSELSPCLRAHMGDNHPTIAFNPKDDPVHSETVAMTLQAQGNGLSAAVAIPIHDQATRHSGKRGEHQDGKGNGLGIGQPGDPMNRLTAGDKHAVASTASGEAELAIRRLTPIECERLQGFPDGYSAIPWKNKPAEECPDGPRYKALGNSMAVPVMRWIGNRIQTALS, encoded by the coding sequence ATGAGATACCTGTCGTTATTTTCGGGGATTGAAGCGGCGACTGTTGCCTGGCATCCGTTAGGCTGGACACCAGTGGGCTTTGCCGAGATCGAACCATTCCCCTGTGCAGTGCTGGAACACCACTACCCCGATGTACCCAACCTTGGCAGCGTGACGGATATCACGGAAGCCATGATCCGCAAACTCGGCCCCATTGATCTGGTGGTGTTTGGCAGCCCTTGCCAGGATCTGTCGGTGGCTGGCAAACGAAAAGGATTTGACGGTGAACGATCAGGACTCTTCTTCGCAGCAATACAGATTATTCGGTGGGCCAGAAAACACGGCAACTGCCGCTTCGCCCTGTGGGAAAACGTACCCGGCGCCTTCAGCAGTAACCAGGGCAAGGACTTTGCTGAAGTACTGCGATTACTTACTGGCACTGACCAGTCATGCCCCGAGCAGCCTGGCCCAAAAAAGTGGCGGTACGCTGGAGTTTCATTCGGTAAGGAAGGGCTTGTTGAATGGCGGGTGTGTGATGCTCAATTTTATGGAGTACCCCAACGTCGTCGAAGGGTCTTTGCTCTGGCAGATTTTGGAGACTGGACCCGTCGGGAACCGGTTCTATTTGAGTCCGAGAGCCTGCTCCGGGATTCTGAACCGGGCGCAGAAGCGTGGGAAGAGCCTGCCGCCAAAGCTGGAGCAGGCGTTGCAGCAAGTGGCCTCACGGGGAAACTGAGTGCTTACGATATGACGGCCTTCGGCCGGTACGGTCCGGGTAAAACATCATCCACATTGAAGCAGCGGGATTACAAAGATGCCACGGATCTGGTGGTGTTCGAGCCCGGTGCCATGTCGCGACTGGGTGGCCACTGGTCATCGGAATTATCACCCTGTCTTCGTGCCCATATGGGCGATAACCATCCGACCATTGCCTTCAATCCGAAGGACGATCCGGTTCATTCCGAAACCGTGGCCATGACGTTACAGGCTCAGGGGAACGGTTTGAGTGCTGCAGTGGCGATACCGATTCATGATCAGGCCACCCGACATTCTGGCAAGCGAGGTGAGCACCAGGACGGGAAAGGAAATGGTCTGGGTATCGGACAGCCTGGTGACCCGATGAACAGATTAACCGCCGGTGATAAACACGCGGTTGCCAGTACCGCCAGCGGTGAAGCCGAGTTAGCCATACGTCGATTGACTCCCATCGAATGTGAACGTTTGCAGGGTTTCCCGGATGGGTACAGCGCTATTCCCTGGAAAAACAAACCGGCAGAAGAGTGTCCTGATGGTCCGAGGTATAAGGCTCTTGGTAACTCTATGGCCGTTCCGGTTATGCGCTGGATTGGAAATCGTATCCAGACCGCACTGAGCTAG
- a CDS encoding DUF1367 family protein, with protein MAELSLQKVSAQMLVPVSDDDQMFIRQLKTGQVIRAEFRKTRNLHFHRKFFALLKLGFDHFEPQPCRMEGTDQWFTPEKNFDEFRRWVTVKAGFYDVIGYPDGGVRVRARSLKFASMSQEAFEQLYSTAVDVLLQFVLHPGRGWSRLKVESLVERIINFA; from the coding sequence ATGGCGGAGCTGTCATTGCAGAAGGTCTCGGCGCAGATGCTGGTGCCGGTATCGGACGATGACCAGATGTTTATACGACAGCTAAAGACCGGGCAGGTGATTCGGGCAGAGTTTCGCAAGACACGTAACCTGCACTTTCACCGCAAGTTCTTTGCACTGCTGAAGTTGGGCTTTGATCACTTTGAGCCCCAGCCGTGCCGGATGGAAGGAACCGACCAGTGGTTCACGCCGGAGAAAAATTTTGATGAGTTCCGCCGCTGGGTGACGGTTAAGGCCGGATTTTATGACGTAATCGGGTATCCGGATGGAGGTGTCCGGGTTCGTGCCAGAAGCCTGAAGTTTGCCAGCATGAGTCAGGAGGCGTTTGAACAGTTGTACTCCACGGCGGTGGATGTGTTGCTCCAGTTTGTGCTCCATCCGGGACGGGGTTGGAGTCGGCTCAAGGTGGAATCACTGGTGGAGCGAATTATCAATTTTGCGTAG
- a CDS encoding replication protein P, translating into MTGLFGQKWTSAYGLADRNGEWLKTLNGLHPAQLEIGLNRVRLGGSEWPPTAPEFRKLCQPMPEELGLPTLAKAWREANEHASQPAHHGWSHRAVYLAGRAAGWYELRNAGTAEECREVKRRFGAAYQALVNRECQGQPLEDQLSIEHQFDPAIHSNQLARESMAEQGIDPLDGQGARQKLMGMF; encoded by the coding sequence ATGACGGGCCTGTTCGGCCAGAAGTGGACCAGTGCCTACGGCCTGGCTGATCGCAATGGTGAGTGGCTGAAAACCCTGAATGGGCTGCACCCTGCCCAACTGGAAATCGGGCTCAACCGTGTAAGGTTGGGTGGTAGTGAGTGGCCACCAACCGCGCCGGAATTTCGCAAGCTGTGCCAGCCGATGCCGGAAGAACTTGGGTTGCCCACGCTGGCCAAAGCCTGGCGGGAAGCCAATGAGCATGCCAGTCAACCCGCTCATCACGGCTGGAGCCATCGGGCGGTATACCTGGCAGGCCGGGCAGCAGGTTGGTATGAGCTGCGCAATGCCGGTACTGCGGAAGAGTGCCGGGAGGTGAAGCGTCGGTTCGGTGCGGCTTACCAGGCTTTGGTCAACCGTGAATGCCAAGGCCAGCCGCTGGAAGACCAGTTGTCCATCGAGCACCAGTTCGATCCTGCCATTCACTCGAATCAGCTGGCGAGGGAGAGTATGGCTGAGCAGGGCATTGATCCGCTGGATGGGCAGGGGGCGCGCCAGAAACTGATGGGCATGTTCTGA
- a CDS encoding helix-turn-helix domain-containing protein encodes MTNWTDRVKNKAQEQNLKNVDIARAVGCTEGTYSLWMSGARNPKLNNKIAIADVLGVSIHWLETGEELPDPKTLPYISLDKASAFFDELDERRQQVLSESAICIIESDHKSFLLRMENDTMVNQAPSDTAISIPKGAKVQVDTVITPEPGKILLIEHDGELSLRLWNPISKSQHSLRFINRLYGTFDLNYAGDIKDIYKGTAVGVSFLL; translated from the coding sequence GTGACAAACTGGACAGACCGGGTCAAAAACAAAGCCCAAGAGCAAAATCTGAAAAATGTCGATATCGCCCGCGCCGTGGGTTGCACGGAAGGGACATACAGTTTGTGGATGAGTGGTGCCCGGAATCCAAAGCTGAATAACAAAATCGCCATCGCTGACGTTCTTGGCGTTTCCATTCACTGGCTGGAGACCGGTGAAGAGCTGCCGGATCCGAAAACCCTGCCCTACATCAGCCTGGATAAGGCGAGCGCTTTCTTTGATGAACTCGATGAAAGACGACAGCAGGTACTCTCAGAGTCGGCCATCTGCATTATTGAGTCGGACCACAAGAGCTTTCTGTTACGGATGGAAAACGACACCATGGTCAACCAGGCCCCATCCGATACGGCGATCAGTATTCCCAAAGGTGCCAAAGTGCAGGTGGATACCGTAATTACCCCTGAACCGGGGAAGATCCTGCTGATAGAACACGACGGTGAACTTTCGCTTCGCCTGTGGAACCCGATCAGCAAGTCGCAACACAGTCTGCGATTCATCAATCGGCTTTACGGCACTTTTGATCTTAACTATGCGGGGGATATCAAGGATATCTACAAGGGCACTGCCGTCGGTGTCAGCTTCCTGTTATAG
- a CDS encoding RusA family crossover junction endodeoxyribonuclease — protein MYPNGILWEDDRQIVDGRCIKVYGQQPGVLVIGWPL, from the coding sequence ATTTACCCGAACGGGATTCTCTGGGAAGACGACCGGCAAATTGTCGATGGCCGCTGCATCAAGGTCTATGGACAGCAACCTGGCGTACTGGTGATTGGCTGGCCGCTATAA
- a CDS encoding ERF family protein has protein sequence MESADVLPVDKPAPALSEVGQIMQSAIAQNASIDTLERVMRLYEQSQTIVARQQFNEAFARFQQEMPVVKKSKNAAFNTKSGGRMEYSYASIDDVVAAIQPVLHRYGLSYWFEQQQNGPNITITCNLGHVSGHSICNTATGPMDNTGNKSALQQIGSTVTYLKRQTLVGILGVACTDDDTDGYVPDMQETAQPQAHYSNEDFQRLLPEWRASIESGQQSADRIIRKINSKAPATPQQVQQLKAIQPRGH, from the coding sequence ATGGAATCTGCTGACGTGTTGCCTGTGGATAAGCCTGCACCTGCCCTGTCTGAAGTGGGCCAGATCATGCAGTCGGCCATTGCCCAGAATGCCAGCATCGACACGCTGGAACGGGTAATGAGACTGTACGAACAGAGCCAGACCATTGTTGCACGACAGCAATTCAATGAAGCCTTTGCCCGGTTTCAGCAGGAAATGCCGGTAGTAAAGAAAAGCAAGAATGCTGCGTTCAATACTAAAAGTGGTGGTCGTATGGAGTACTCCTACGCCTCCATTGATGATGTGGTCGCTGCAATTCAGCCAGTTCTTCACCGCTACGGCCTGAGCTACTGGTTTGAGCAACAGCAGAATGGGCCAAACATCACCATCACCTGCAACCTGGGACATGTATCCGGCCACTCCATCTGTAACACCGCCACTGGCCCTATGGATAACACCGGCAACAAAAGCGCATTGCAACAGATTGGTTCTACCGTGACCTATCTGAAGCGACAGACCCTGGTGGGCATTCTCGGTGTAGCCTGCACCGATGATGACACCGATGGTTATGTCCCCGATATGCAAGAGACAGCCCAGCCGCAAGCGCATTATTCCAATGAAGACTTCCAGCGTCTGTTACCAGAATGGCGGGCATCCATTGAGTCCGGCCAACAGAGTGCAGATCGCATCATCCGAAAAATCAATTCCAAAGCTCCAGCCACCCCACAACAAGTACAACAACTGAAAGCCATCCAACCCAGAGGCCACTAA
- a CDS encoding YqaJ viral recombinase family protein — protein sequence MDILDIQQGTPEWLALRQNYFTASEAPAMMGDSPYLRRDQLLHQKKTGSAPEVNAFQQKKFDAGHRAEAEARPLAEKIVGADLFPATGVTIIDGLPLLASFDGLTMMEDLVFEHKLWNEKLVAQIEGEGIEPAYYWQLEQQLLVSGAERVLFVCSDGSSASLRHVYYESQDHRREALIAGWKQFQEDLHKFESAVATPVLEGELIQDTTALVIQLNGQVHHSNLPQLEEQIHHRIDSAKSELVSDQDFADAESAVKFFKKTEKKLKDGKETALAQVPEIAELFTRIDHLTDAMASKRKSLDKLVKHQKQHIKDSMVLKAVTTLEKERQVINSELTPGWIAAVVTPADFQEVIKGKKSVASMQSSVNDRLAQARIEHKQQAQDVKNNLAIYRKMAADKDHLFPDLDVLLHKEQTDLMAIIEIRLNQEARQKVADKQPEPVTEIEKGEDQPDLLYSDGEVTEEILTDDIHAMEKWLGKGSLDCYRFDRHGNEYSIELIIRRAALITPAQQLSLKPEEKEIA from the coding sequence ATGGACATTCTCGATATCCAACAGGGGACGCCTGAATGGCTCGCCCTGCGCCAGAACTATTTCACCGCCAGCGAGGCACCGGCCATGATGGGCGACAGTCCCTACCTCCGCCGGGACCAGCTACTCCATCAGAAGAAAACAGGCAGCGCCCCAGAGGTAAATGCATTTCAGCAGAAGAAATTCGATGCTGGGCATCGGGCCGAAGCAGAAGCCCGACCGTTGGCAGAGAAAATAGTCGGAGCGGATCTGTTCCCAGCCACCGGCGTCACCATCATTGACGGTTTACCTCTGCTGGCCAGCTTCGACGGACTGACCATGATGGAAGACCTGGTCTTTGAGCACAAGCTCTGGAATGAAAAGCTGGTTGCCCAGATCGAAGGAGAAGGTATTGAACCTGCCTATTACTGGCAGTTGGAACAACAGCTATTGGTCAGTGGTGCCGAACGGGTTCTGTTTGTTTGCTCCGATGGTAGCTCCGCCAGTCTGCGCCATGTTTACTACGAATCCCAAGACCATCGTCGTGAAGCTCTGATCGCTGGATGGAAGCAGTTTCAGGAAGATCTGCACAAATTTGAATCAGCAGTAGCCACTCCGGTTCTGGAAGGCGAGCTTATTCAAGATACTACCGCCCTTGTTATCCAACTTAACGGTCAGGTTCATCACTCCAATCTGCCCCAACTTGAAGAGCAGATCCATCACCGCATTGATTCAGCGAAATCCGAACTGGTCAGCGATCAGGATTTTGCCGATGCCGAATCGGCAGTGAAGTTTTTCAAAAAGACGGAAAAGAAACTGAAGGACGGCAAAGAAACCGCACTTGCCCAGGTACCGGAAATCGCCGAACTGTTTACCCGCATAGACCACCTCACCGACGCCATGGCCAGCAAACGCAAGTCGCTGGACAAGCTGGTCAAACATCAGAAGCAGCATATAAAAGACAGCATGGTTCTGAAAGCCGTCACCACCCTTGAAAAAGAACGTCAGGTGATCAATTCGGAACTCACTCCCGGCTGGATCGCCGCCGTGGTTACGCCTGCTGATTTTCAGGAAGTCATCAAGGGAAAAAAGAGTGTTGCCAGTATGCAGTCTTCGGTAAATGACCGGCTGGCACAGGCTCGGATCGAACATAAGCAGCAGGCACAGGACGTAAAAAACAATCTGGCGATATACCGGAAAATGGCAGCTGATAAGGACCACCTGTTTCCGGATCTGGATGTGCTTCTTCATAAAGAGCAAACCGACCTGATGGCCATTATTGAAATACGCCTCAATCAGGAAGCCCGGCAGAAAGTAGCTGACAAACAGCCCGAACCGGTAACAGAAATCGAAAAAGGCGAAGATCAACCCGACTTGCTCTACTCCGATGGCGAAGTCACCGAAGAGATTCTGACCGACGATATCCACGCCATGGAAAAGTGGCTCGGCAAAGGCTCACTGGACTGCT